In a single window of the Streptomyces sp. CGMCC 4.7035 genome:
- a CDS encoding sensor histidine kinase — MKGRIRTGNRLGGRSLRTRLLLFIGATLVVVCTAMALTTVYAQRAYLLGNLDQRVSDAAQRSQGGAALHPDSDTDLGFLYERGQPAGTLAARFDRSGTITTAEVVARDAAPQALTAAQRAALAGIRPDGSMHTRTVPGLGTYRVTAVGGTSGVRVLTGLPMDDVQTVIGGLVVVEAVAAAVGLAVAGCLCAVVIRRQLRPLGRVAATAVEVSRSPLGRGEVTGLTRVPERDTDPGSEAGQVGAALNRMIDHVESSLAERRRSEEQVRRSEERMRRFLADASHELRTPLASIAGYAELMNRGTDRIEPELAWRRVTAESARMTGLVEDLLLLARLDEGRPLHAAEVDLAALVAEAVWDARAAGGGHDWQLALHVDAPALVVGDEARLHQVVANLLANARVHTPLGTTVVASVEATDERCVVRVRDDGPGISPALLPTVFERFTRGDTSRSRIPGMEGGSGLGLAIAAAITTAYGGRIHGESVPGRTEFTIELPAAGVPGTVREPLSARMSAASGPVSPPLGSHV, encoded by the coding sequence ATGAAGGGCCGGATCCGGACCGGGAACCGGCTCGGCGGGCGTTCGCTGCGCACCCGGCTCCTGCTCTTCATCGGCGCCACCCTCGTCGTGGTGTGCACGGCCATGGCACTCACCACCGTCTACGCCCAACGCGCCTATCTGCTCGGCAATCTCGACCAGCGCGTCAGCGACGCCGCGCAACGCAGCCAGGGCGGGGCGGCCCTCCATCCGGACAGCGACACCGACCTGGGTTTCCTCTACGAGCGCGGGCAGCCCGCCGGCACGCTCGCCGCGCGGTTCGACCGGAGCGGGACCATCACCACCGCCGAGGTCGTGGCCCGGGACGCCGCGCCGCAGGCCCTCACCGCGGCCCAGCGCGCCGCGCTCGCCGGCATCAGGCCCGACGGCTCGATGCACACCCGGACCGTGCCCGGACTCGGCACCTACCGGGTCACAGCGGTCGGCGGCACCAGCGGGGTGCGTGTCCTCACCGGGCTCCCGATGGACGACGTCCAGACTGTGATCGGCGGCCTGGTCGTGGTCGAGGCCGTCGCGGCGGCCGTCGGACTCGCCGTCGCGGGCTGCCTCTGCGCGGTGGTCATCCGGCGTCAGCTGCGCCCGCTCGGCCGGGTCGCCGCCACCGCCGTCGAGGTCTCCCGCTCGCCGCTGGGCCGTGGCGAGGTCACCGGCCTCACCCGCGTGCCCGAACGCGACACCGACCCCGGGAGCGAGGCCGGCCAGGTCGGCGCCGCCCTCAACCGCATGATCGACCACGTCGAGTCCTCGCTCGCCGAACGCCGGCGCAGCGAGGAACAGGTGCGCCGCAGCGAGGAACGCATGCGCCGCTTCCTCGCCGACGCCAGCCATGAGCTGCGCACACCGCTCGCCTCCATCGCCGGTTACGCGGAGCTCATGAACCGCGGCACCGACCGGATCGAGCCGGAGCTGGCCTGGCGCCGGGTGACCGCCGAGTCGGCGCGTATGACGGGACTGGTCGAGGACCTCCTGCTGCTCGCCCGGCTCGACGAGGGTCGCCCCCTGCACGCCGCGGAGGTGGACCTCGCGGCCCTGGTCGCCGAGGCGGTCTGGGACGCGCGGGCCGCGGGCGGCGGCCACGACTGGCAGCTCGCGCTGCACGTCGACGCCCCCGCACTGGTCGTCGGCGACGAGGCACGGCTGCACCAGGTGGTGGCCAACCTGCTGGCCAATGCCCGCGTCCACACGCCCCTCGGCACCACCGTCGTCGCCTCGGTCGAGGCCACGGACGAGCGGTGCGTCGTCCGCGTACGGGACGACGGCCCCGGCATCTCGCCCGCGCTGCTGCCCACGGTGTTCGAACGCTTCACCCGCGGCGACACCTCCCGCTCCCGTATCCCCGGCATGGAGGGCGGTTCGGGCCTGGGCCTCGCGATCGCCGCCGCGATCACGACGGCGTACGGCGGCCGCATCCACGGGGAGAGCGTCCCGGGCCGTACGGAGTTCACCATCGAACTCCCGGCGGCGGGGGTGCCGGGCACCGTCCGGGAACCGCTCTCGGCCAGGATGTCCGCGGCCTCGGGACCGGTCTCGCCGCCCCTCGGCAGCCACGTTTGA
- a CDS encoding GH92 family glycosyl hydrolase, with product MRFRPMSLLLAAALAVGGATPALAAGTAPPPDLVRDPTAYVDPLIGTRNGGNVFPGAVVPFGMLSWSPENTRGDATRTAAPGGYQYDATRIRGFSLTHMSGTGCAGGSGDIPFFPYAGEVTSSPASDTKDAVYAAGFTHADETADPGHYKVGLSSGVTADLTATARTGSGRFGFPADKPASLLFRTSNSEVGSTDSSITIDPATRTVSGSVTSGNFCGYLDPEGQRSYYTLYFTARFDRDFTATGTWQDDKLSPGSTRASGGTGGFSHGGRPVAGKGAGGYVEFAPGTGPVNVKVGISYVSQAGAEANLTAENPDGRSFDSVREAAHRAWRDRLGAIRVGGGTDEDRATFYTALYHALLHPNIISDADGRYRGSDDRVHRVARGHEAQYGTFSGWDVYRDQVQLLTLLNPDTGSDVAQSLYELARQNGGVWDRWLHGASGTHVMNGDPSPTALAGIRAFGGTDFDLRGALDSLVKAATVPTEQDLSAAGKPVLSVGQRPSLDKYLEHHYMPSVSNAWGGAAETLEMSTADFALSQLATAAGEKDTAAAFARRAQWWQNNFNLAADPSGGYLANRKADGSWVTGFTPATGNGFVEGTAAQYTWMVPHNPAGLFAAMGGRDKALTRLDAFFHNADGSWAFTGSGGDKSELDNEPSINVPYLYDYAGAPYKAQETVRAAMTGLWSTKPEGIPGNDDLGAMSSWYVFSALGMYPQVPSRAELVLASPLFPRVHIDRPGAHAIEIRATGASAGTPYIQSLRVNGRTSDRPWLPASFVRDGGRLDYALSGTPNRTWGTDPADAPPSFRQGEQPYQIGVGPTAATLAPGDSTEVGIRALALSGGTGPEVRFTVETPDGVTASPAEGTVKDGAQEITLTADKTARQGFYDVKVTVTSGDTSYAQPVALTLAAPGTLLAAYNNTGISDDVGDHDEADYDGGGWSYSRQALADAGLTAGKQGTVLGLSFTWPSSPSARPDNASATGQTIELTDPASKLSFIGSAVNGNQQTKATVTYTDGSTDTVDLSFTDWTVGGGSGTVQYGNEVVAKSAYRNVAGADKDPVTSYVFATKPFEAPSGKTIKSVKLPENTDLHVFSLAVG from the coding sequence ATGCGTTTCCGTCCGATGTCCCTGCTGCTCGCCGCCGCCCTGGCGGTCGGCGGCGCGACCCCCGCGCTCGCCGCGGGCACTGCACCACCTCCCGACCTGGTCCGTGACCCCACCGCGTACGTCGACCCGCTCATCGGCACAAGGAACGGCGGCAATGTCTTCCCGGGCGCCGTCGTCCCGTTCGGCATGCTCTCCTGGAGTCCCGAGAACACCCGGGGCGACGCGACAAGAACGGCCGCGCCCGGCGGCTACCAGTACGACGCCACCCGTATCCGCGGCTTCAGCCTCACCCACATGTCCGGCACCGGGTGCGCGGGCGGCAGCGGTGACATCCCGTTCTTCCCGTACGCCGGTGAGGTCACCTCCTCGCCGGCGAGCGACACCAAGGACGCGGTGTACGCCGCCGGCTTCACGCACGCCGACGAGACCGCGGATCCCGGCCATTACAAGGTGGGCCTGTCCTCCGGCGTCACGGCCGACCTGACGGCGACCGCACGCACGGGCTCGGGCCGCTTCGGCTTCCCCGCCGACAAACCGGCCTCCTTGCTGTTCCGCACGTCCAACTCCGAGGTGGGGTCGACGGATTCGTCGATCACGATCGACCCGGCGACCCGGACGGTTTCCGGCTCGGTGACGTCCGGCAACTTCTGCGGCTACCTCGACCCGGAGGGACAGCGCAGCTACTACACCCTCTACTTCACGGCCCGATTCGACCGCGACTTCACGGCCACCGGCACCTGGCAGGACGACAAGCTGAGCCCGGGGTCGACCCGCGCGAGCGGTGGCACGGGCGGCTTCTCGCACGGCGGCAGGCCCGTCGCGGGCAAGGGGGCGGGCGGATACGTCGAGTTCGCGCCGGGCACCGGTCCCGTGAACGTCAAGGTCGGCATCTCGTACGTCAGCCAGGCGGGCGCGGAGGCCAATCTGACGGCCGAGAACCCCGACGGTCGGTCCTTCGACTCCGTACGGGAGGCGGCCCACCGTGCCTGGCGCGACCGGCTGGGCGCGATCCGGGTCGGCGGCGGCACCGACGAGGACCGCGCCACCTTCTACACCGCGCTCTACCACGCCCTCCTGCACCCGAACATCATCAGTGACGCCGACGGTCGTTACCGCGGCAGCGACGACCGGGTGCACCGGGTGGCCCGCGGTCATGAGGCCCAGTACGGGACCTTCTCCGGCTGGGACGTCTACCGCGACCAGGTGCAGCTGCTGACCCTGCTGAATCCGGACACCGGCTCCGACGTGGCCCAGTCCCTGTACGAACTGGCCCGCCAGAACGGGGGAGTCTGGGACCGCTGGCTGCACGGCGCGAGCGGCACCCACGTCATGAACGGCGACCCGTCACCGACCGCGCTGGCAGGCATACGCGCCTTCGGCGGCACGGACTTCGACCTGCGCGGCGCCCTGGACTCGCTGGTGAAGGCGGCGACGGTCCCGACGGAGCAGGACCTGTCGGCGGCGGGCAAGCCGGTGTTGTCGGTGGGGCAACGCCCGTCCCTGGACAAGTACCTGGAGCACCACTACATGCCGTCCGTCTCCAACGCGTGGGGCGGCGCGGCCGAGACGCTGGAGATGTCGACGGCCGACTTCGCGCTCTCCCAACTGGCCACGGCGGCAGGCGAGAAGGACACGGCGGCGGCCTTCGCGCGCCGCGCCCAGTGGTGGCAGAACAACTTCAACCTCGCCGCCGACCCGAGCGGCGGCTACCTCGCCAACCGCAAGGCGGACGGCAGCTGGGTCACCGGCTTCACCCCGGCCACCGGAAACGGCTTCGTGGAGGGGACGGCGGCCCAGTACACCTGGATGGTGCCGCACAACCCGGCCGGTCTGTTCGCCGCGATGGGCGGCAGGGACAAGGCACTGACCCGCCTCGACGCCTTCTTCCACAACGCCGACGGCAGCTGGGCCTTCACCGGCAGCGGCGGCGACAAGTCGGAGCTGGACAACGAGCCGTCGATCAACGTCCCGTATCTGTACGACTACGCGGGCGCGCCCTACAAGGCGCAGGAGACGGTACGGGCGGCGATGACCGGGCTCTGGTCGACGAAGCCCGAGGGCATCCCCGGCAACGACGACCTCGGCGCGATGTCCTCCTGGTACGTCTTCTCGGCGCTCGGCATGTACCCCCAGGTGCCGTCACGGGCCGAACTCGTGCTGGCCTCCCCGCTGTTCCCCAGGGTGCACATCGACCGACCGGGCGCCCACGCCATCGAGATCCGGGCGACGGGAGCCTCGGCGGGCACGCCGTACATCCAGTCCCTGAGGGTCAACGGCCGTACGAGTGACCGTCCTTGGCTTCCGGCGTCCTTCGTCCGCGACGGCGGCCGCCTCGACTACGCCCTGTCCGGGACCCCCAACCGCACCTGGGGCACCGACCCCGCCGACGCGCCGCCGTCCTTCCGGCAGGGCGAGCAGCCGTACCAGATCGGCGTCGGCCCGACCGCGGCGACGCTCGCGCCCGGTGACAGCACCGAGGTCGGCATCCGCGCCCTGGCACTGAGCGGCGGCACGGGCCCCGAGGTGCGGTTCACGGTCGAGACGCCGGACGGGGTGACCGCGAGTCCCGCCGAGGGGACGGTGAAGGACGGCGCCCAGGAGATCACCCTGACCGCCGACAAGACGGCCCGGCAGGGCTTCTACGACGTCAAGGTCACCGTGACCTCGGGCGACACCTCGTACGCACAGCCCGTGGCGCTCACGCTGGCCGCCCCCGGCACGCTCCTGGCGGCGTACAACAACACGGGCATCTCGGACGACGTCGGTGACCACGACGAGGCCGACTACGACGGCGGCGGCTGGAGCTACTCGCGCCAGGCCCTGGCCGACGCCGGCCTGACGGCGGGCAAGCAGGGCACGGTCCTCGGCCTCTCCTTCACCTGGCCGAGCTCCCCGTCGGCCCGCCCGGACAACGCCTCGGCAACGGGACAGACCATCGAACTGACCGACCCGGCCTCGAAGCTGAGCTTCATCGGCAGCGCGGTCAACGGCAACCAGCAGACGAAGGCGACGGTGACCTACACCGACGGCTCGACGGACACGGTCGACCTCTCCTTCACCGACTGGACGGTCGGCGGCGGCTCCGGCACGGTCCAGTACGGCAACGAGGTGGTCGCCAAGTCGGCGTACCGCAATGTCGCGGGCGCGGACAAGGACCCGGTGACGAGCTACGTCTTCGCCACGAAGCCGTTCGAGGCGCCGTCCGGCAAGACCATCAAGAGCGTGAAGCTGCCGGAGAACACGGACCTGCACGTGTTCAGCCTCGCGGTGGGCTGA
- a CDS encoding SpoIIE family protein phosphatase codes for MPERFGRFRHISRFRHKSLRSVVGRSPRSVAGQVLILQVALVVLLVACAVFALVVQSHRDNGAEAKRRSIAVAQTFAHSPGVLAALQSPDPSKVLQPLTEAARKSAHVDFIVVMDTKGIRYTHPLPERIGKRFVGTIGPSLEGKVYTESVHGPLGLEVQATVPVKDTHGKVVALVSAGLKVKNVTSQVNRQLPIILAAGGGALVVATGGTALVGRRLRRQTHNLAPDEMTRMYEHHDAVLHSVREGVLIVGDNGRLLLANDEAVQLLALPPDVEGRYVSQLSDLAPETVALLVSGREATDEVHLAGERLLVVNQRPTDRAGGPRGTVVTLRDSTELREVSGRAEVARERLKLLYDAGLGVGTTLDVVRTADELARVAVPRFADFVTVDLADGVLHGGEPGASAKNMRRIAVCGIRDDHPLYEKGRLIDFLPSTPQARGYDSGRSELVTDLSTAAGWRAQDPERTTQILDYGIHSLISAPIRARGVVLGMANFWRCKKHATFDEEELSLADELVARAAVSIDNARQYAREHAVAVTLQRSLLPRAVPEQSALDVGFRYLPAQSGVSGDWFDVIPLPGSRVALVVGDVVGHGLHAAATMGRLRTAVHNFSTLDLPPDELLSHLDDLVGRIDQDEASTETAAGIVGATCLYAIYDPVTRHCAMARAGHLAPALVHPDGSVTFADLPTGPPLGLGGLPFQTAELDLAEGTQLVLYTDGLIEDHTRDLDVGMELLRDALAGHPDRPPEESCQAVLAELLPGRPKDDVALLIARTHRLPPDRIADWDVPLDPAAVAGVRVTVSDKLDEWGLSELGFCMELVLSELVTNAIRYASEPIHVRLIHDRTLICEVADGSSTSPHLRYAATTDEGGRGLFLVSQMTERWGTRYTPQGKVIWAEQALPETTEPVPTPTEADTALPGGGAAWPDTSA; via the coding sequence ATGCCGGAACGTTTCGGCCGGTTTAGGCACATATCCCGGTTCAGACACAAATCGTTGCGATCAGTGGTGGGCAGGAGCCCGCGAAGCGTCGCCGGGCAGGTCTTGATCCTGCAGGTGGCACTGGTGGTGCTGCTCGTGGCCTGCGCCGTCTTCGCCCTCGTCGTTCAGTCGCACCGGGACAACGGCGCAGAGGCCAAGCGGCGCTCCATCGCGGTGGCCCAGACCTTCGCGCACTCTCCGGGCGTCCTGGCGGCGCTGCAGAGCCCCGACCCGTCGAAAGTGCTTCAGCCGCTCACCGAGGCCGCGCGCAAGTCCGCGCATGTCGACTTCATCGTGGTCATGGACACCAAGGGCATCCGCTACACCCATCCCCTCCCGGAGCGGATCGGGAAGCGGTTCGTGGGCACGATCGGGCCGTCACTGGAGGGCAAGGTCTACACCGAAAGCGTCCACGGCCCGCTCGGCCTCGAGGTACAGGCCACCGTTCCCGTCAAGGACACCCACGGCAAGGTGGTGGCCCTCGTCTCGGCCGGGCTGAAGGTCAAGAACGTGACCAGCCAGGTGAACCGGCAACTACCGATCATCCTGGCCGCCGGGGGCGGTGCCCTCGTGGTGGCCACCGGTGGCACCGCCCTGGTGGGCAGGCGGCTGCGACGGCAGACGCACAACCTGGCCCCGGACGAGATGACCCGCATGTACGAGCACCATGACGCGGTGCTGCACTCCGTGCGCGAGGGAGTGCTCATCGTGGGTGACAACGGGCGGTTGCTGCTTGCGAATGACGAGGCCGTACAGCTCCTGGCGCTGCCGCCGGACGTCGAGGGGCGGTATGTGTCACAGCTGTCGGACCTCGCCCCGGAGACGGTGGCGCTGCTCGTCTCCGGGCGCGAGGCCACCGACGAGGTGCACCTCGCCGGAGAGCGGCTGCTGGTGGTCAACCAGCGGCCCACTGACCGTGCGGGAGGTCCCAGGGGAACGGTGGTGACCCTGCGCGACTCCACCGAGCTGCGGGAGGTGTCCGGCAGGGCGGAGGTCGCGCGTGAGCGGCTCAAGCTGCTGTACGACGCCGGACTGGGCGTCGGCACCACCCTCGACGTGGTCCGCACCGCCGACGAGCTGGCCCGGGTCGCCGTCCCCCGCTTCGCCGACTTCGTCACCGTGGACCTGGCCGACGGCGTGCTGCACGGCGGGGAGCCGGGTGCGTCGGCGAAGAACATGCGGCGCATCGCCGTGTGCGGCATCCGGGACGACCATCCGCTCTACGAGAAGGGCCGGCTGATCGACTTCCTGCCTTCCACGCCTCAGGCGCGCGGCTACGACTCCGGCCGCTCCGAGCTGGTGACCGACCTCTCGACCGCCGCGGGCTGGCGCGCGCAGGACCCGGAGCGAACCACGCAGATCCTGGACTATGGCATCCACTCGCTGATCAGCGCCCCGATCCGGGCCCGCGGTGTCGTCCTGGGCATGGCTAACTTCTGGCGCTGCAAGAAGCACGCCACCTTCGACGAGGAGGAGCTGTCGCTGGCGGATGAGCTGGTGGCCCGTGCCGCGGTCAGCATCGACAACGCCCGCCAGTACGCCCGCGAGCACGCCGTGGCGGTCACCCTCCAGCGCAGTCTGCTGCCGCGGGCCGTGCCCGAGCAGAGCGCCCTCGATGTCGGCTTCCGCTATCTCCCCGCCCAGTCGGGCGTGAGCGGAGACTGGTTCGACGTGATTCCGCTGCCGGGAAGCCGGGTGGCGCTGGTCGTCGGTGACGTGGTCGGCCACGGCCTCCACGCCGCCGCGACGATGGGCCGACTGCGGACCGCGGTGCACAACTTCTCCACGCTCGACCTGCCGCCCGACGAGCTGCTGAGCCATCTGGACGATCTGGTCGGCCGCATCGACCAGGACGAGGCGAGCACGGAGACCGCCGCGGGCATCGTGGGCGCCACCTGCCTGTATGCGATCTACGATCCTGTGACGCGTCACTGCGCCATGGCGCGCGCCGGTCACCTGGCGCCCGCGCTGGTCCACCCCGACGGAAGCGTCACCTTCGCCGACCTGCCGACCGGGCCGCCGCTCGGCCTCGGCGGGCTGCCGTTCCAGACGGCCGAGCTGGACCTCGCGGAGGGCACCCAGCTCGTCCTCTACACCGACGGCCTCATCGAGGACCACACGCGCGACCTGGACGTGGGAATGGAACTGCTGCGCGATGCGCTGGCGGGCCATCCCGACCGGCCGCCGGAGGAGAGCTGCCAGGCCGTGCTGGCCGAGCTGCTGCCCGGGCGGCCCAAGGACGACGTGGCCCTGCTCATCGCCCGCACCCACCGGCTGCCGCCCGACCGGATCGCCGACTGGGACGTGCCGCTCGACCCGGCCGCCGTCGCAGGGGTGCGCGTCACCGTGTCCGACAAGCTCGACGAGTGGGGCCTGTCCGAACTAGGCTTCTGCATGGAACTCGTCCTGAGCGAGCTGGTCACCAACGCCATCCGCTACGCCTCCGAGCCGATCCATGTAAGGCTGATCCACGATCGCACGCTGATCTGCGAGGTGGCCGACGGCAGCAGCACCTCCCCGCATCTGCGGTACGCCGCGACGACCGACGAGGGAGGCCGGGGCCTGTTCCTGGTCTCCCAGATGACCGAGCGCTGGGGCACTCGGTACACCCCGCAGGGCAAGGTGATCTGGGCCGAGCAGGCACTGCCGGAGACCACGGAGCCCGTCCCGACGCCGACCGAGGCGGACACGGCCCTTCCGGGCGGAGGGGCAGCCTGGCCGGACACCTCGGCGTGA
- a CDS encoding response regulator transcription factor has product MNGAPGSRSGRVRVLIVDDEPALTELMSVAVTEAGWRPYPAADGESALRIARACAPHAVVLDGMLPDIDGLQVLRRLRYECPKLPVLMLTARDALEHRLDGLGSGADDYVTKPFSLEEVVLRLRGLLRRAGAEKTRADDSVRVLGDLVLTVETREVHRGSTPVRLTAKEFDLLDLLMSHPRQVLSKAQILDRVWSTGFDGGGNLVEVYISGLRRKIDKGHAPMIHTVRGTGYTIRPAQEAR; this is encoded by the coding sequence ATGAATGGCGCCCCTGGATCCCGAAGCGGCCGCGTCCGAGTGCTGATCGTCGATGACGAGCCCGCACTCACCGAGCTGATGTCCGTGGCCGTCACCGAGGCCGGCTGGCGGCCCTACCCCGCGGCCGACGGGGAGTCCGCGTTGCGGATCGCGCGCGCCTGCGCCCCGCACGCCGTCGTCCTCGACGGGATGCTGCCCGACATCGACGGACTCCAGGTACTGCGCAGGCTGCGGTACGAGTGTCCGAAGCTGCCCGTGCTCATGCTCACCGCCCGCGACGCCCTGGAGCACCGCCTCGACGGGCTGGGGTCCGGGGCCGACGACTACGTGACCAAGCCCTTCTCGTTGGAGGAGGTCGTGCTGCGGCTGCGTGGGCTGCTGCGCCGGGCAGGCGCCGAGAAGACGCGGGCCGACGACTCCGTACGGGTCCTCGGTGACCTCGTGCTGACCGTGGAGACCCGCGAGGTGCACCGCGGGTCCACGCCGGTCCGGCTCACCGCGAAGGAGTTCGACCTGCTGGATCTGCTGATGAGCCATCCACGGCAGGTGCTCAGCAAGGCCCAGATCCTCGACCGCGTGTGGAGCACAGGCTTCGACGGCGGTGGCAACCTGGTCGAGGTCTACATCTCCGGGCTCCGCCGGAAGATCGACAAGGGGCACGCGCCGATGATCCACACCGTGCGCGGGACGGGGTACACGATCCGACCCGCTCAGGAGGCGAGATGA
- a CDS encoding protein-L-isoaspartate(D-aspartate) O-methyltransferase — translation MPRSGPGPGSGTDDLVRAARAVGVRDERLLRALHDTPRTRFVPAAGLASACLDTPVPLAHGQVTTQPSLVAVMVDALALTGGERVLEVGTGLGWQTALLARLAAHVCSVERWPDLARQARDNLAAQGVENVEVVVGDGTLGLPGRAPFDAVIVCAAFPDVAPPLVAQLHVGGRLVQPIGPGGAEEVELYQRSEHGLVHVRSVISARFVRLYGTYGCPPEAPLGDPGRG, via the coding sequence ATGCCTCGTTCCGGCCCGGGCCCCGGCTCCGGCACTGATGACCTGGTCAGGGCCGCCCGTGCCGTGGGGGTGCGGGACGAGCGCCTGCTGCGGGCCCTGCATGACACGCCGCGCACCCGGTTCGTGCCGGCCGCCGGCCTCGCCTCGGCCTGCTTGGACACGCCGGTTCCCCTCGCCCACGGACAGGTGACGACACAGCCCTCGCTCGTGGCCGTCATGGTCGACGCACTCGCGCTGACCGGCGGTGAACGCGTCCTGGAGGTCGGCACCGGCCTCGGCTGGCAGACCGCTCTCCTCGCCCGTCTCGCGGCCCACGTCTGCAGCGTCGAGCGGTGGCCGGATCTGGCCCGGCAGGCGCGGGACAACCTTGCCGCGCAGGGGGTCGAGAACGTCGAGGTCGTCGTCGGCGACGGCACCTTGGGCCTGCCCGGCCGGGCCCCCTTCGACGCCGTCATCGTCTGTGCCGCCTTCCCCGACGTGGCGCCGCCGCTGGTCGCGCAACTGCACGTCGGCGGCCGCCTGGTCCAGCCGATCGGGCCGGGCGGGGCGGAGGAGGTCGAGCTGTACCAGCGGTCGGAGCACGGGCTCGTACACGTCAGGTCCGTCATATCGGCCCGGTTCGTCCGGCTGTACGGCACCTACGGATGCCCGCCGGAGGCACCGCTCGGCGATCCCGGACGAGGATGA